The Lytechinus variegatus isolate NC3 chromosome 1, Lvar_3.0, whole genome shotgun sequence nucleotide sequence tacgtgcgtatgcatccctatggaacgggcatccgtgatgcagctagcgcagcctccgccgggtgcgctcgctcagagacgatggtcggacagcgctctgtggccgcttttcaccaaaattgcagcagatcaatgcaaccggaatggcgtaacgaaaaatatgcgaagctttggagcgaatttcttcttttttctagataagaacaaaatgctttgccttggagcagctttctttgtttttttctcagtaagacaaaaatgctatgccttggcttggaacggaaatttgggtgtaaaaatgggggtcccctccgcggcacatacccactactatgcattatatactgagtgccccccccccccggggcctCGTACTAGTGTGAGTGCCGTAGCCTAGGCTACTCCACTTACACGTATTGCGATGTTTCAGTCTTGATTCAGGCCCTCTTCAAATTCAGCTCCTCTGTAATTATGCTCTCGCAGACAAAGTCCGGAGGGGGCATATAAAAGCGTTCCACCTGTCCATTGATTTGCCTGcctcccccacccccacttggtttcagtgcaataaattgaaatatatttgattgtttttttttttaatttaggtGTGTTGGTAGATCTAGATGACACTCTAGGCACCGTGCCTATTAATTCCTGTGTTAAAAAAGTGAGTGCACGCGAATTAAAAGTTGGACTTAAATTACTAGATTTTAACATGGAACTCCATTAAGGAAACTATTTTTAATTAGTCCCTAGATACTACTTCTTTTCTTGGGGTATTGAAGCCTATTCGTCCAGAACTTGCTCAACTTTTGCGAATAGCCTTGTCGCCATAGGGTTGTACACATCCTTGTTTAATACTGATTGTCACGTGACATGGCAATGTGTGTGTGTCGTTAGGCTGTTTGGCCTGTATTCAAGGCGTTCTATCCgttatgattttatattgaaGCAGAATACATCAGGTATAGGCCCATGTCAAGTCAAATCGATACAGGGatcgaggaggggggaggggtagagCAAAAAATTCCCAGTCACATggattgaaaatgatattttttaatgattgttcaTGCATTAGGGCAAACCCCTGTGTGGCAGGAGCatgatgagtaaaaaaaatgaaatagtagaAAGAAAGAGGCCGAAACATATGGCACGTGGGAATAAAGTTGCTTTATATGTTCCAAGCGAATGAAGCAAGCGAGAAAAAACCTTTCGTGCAAATCtaaatttgagacagatatcttACCTTACACTTTTCctaattttggtttctttaattcccttcatttttttatatcttggttGTACGTAGAACATTCGGGGGGCATGCACTGGGCATAACCCTGGCTTGTGTACCCCAGTGCTAAATCAGCAGGTGGGTTTTGATATCTCTGGATATTTAgcaattttaaaactttttatagaatggatgagaaaatccctgcaatctgattggttgagagcaatgcaaaaattttactgggctgcatgaacgatatcccgataatcaaaacgcaacgatatccactgtaaacaagcaatcgcccgaaaaggtcattgtgatgtcatcgcgcATGTACTGTTACCGTCACTTGTTTacgtcaaaatttgaatttcgatCAAAGCAGAATGAATCAAAGGATGCAAAATGATCTGTAAGTACAAATACGGTACCGTAATTGTCATTGGGATTAAAACTGCCCACATACTCGTTAGTTGAGAAgtccagacatacatgtacgatctaacgttagatctatactgCCCTGGGCTGGCTGTGCACAGCCAAATATCCACTGCAGGCCCAGGCAGGCGCTGGCCCCCGGCGCGGcccgcatacacacacacagctacatgtattggaGGTCGGAGGCTGCCTCAACTGCTCAAGATATAGTCAATGCAAAGCTGTATCTGGCATTTTGGGTATAACAATATCTTTGTGGCAACATTATCCAGTTAAgcccatatttatgttgtccagGGTTATCAAAGTGTCTGCGCTCTGCATGCTGCATTAgattttggaattttcatgcatcgatccggtaaataaatcatgcgtccggtaaataaatcatgcgtccggtaaaaaaaatcatgtgtccggtaaattaaatttaccggacgcatgaaattatcatgcatccagtaaatcattaatttttgtggtttattaaaaaaaaattccattctataaaacagatgatgcatgggtttcttTCGTGGGTCAGTGGAACTGTGTGCATGTGGTTACCTTGTACACAGAGTTCCTACTGACCCACTCTAACCCATCATTTGTATATAGATGgctactattttttattaaatcgcGAGTGTAGACCTAAATGTAATTATAGAAAAACATTTCGttaaggtttttatttttttgacccccccccccaataaaagaaggaaaaacaattataaacgaagttataatatacacccctttaatgatttcgctttttcttctctcttttcccctcctttttttttgggggggggacctTTTCGGGGGGCACCACCCCTAGCCATGCGCCACCAAATAAAGAGACGAGCGAGCAAAACTTTTGTCACCCaatacaaatatcaattttgtgatatattttgacacTACATTTGGGATGATTCTCGCatgaatttttctttcatttgcttTTTTATGGCCGTTTATTTCCCAGTCttccctttctccccccccccctctctctttctttctttctttctttccttttctcttatctggattttttttccggtGAAATCCACTAGGGATCAAGGGCCAGCCTGCATGCCCCTGCAGCGGTTTACGCCTCTGCCGTGGTATACGCAtgatcttaaccctaaaaagactgaatcagccccccctcgacatttttcgtgataaatccgccgcgcaaatctTTTTGAACGcgttgctcgctgactttttactttcaagtctcgcgcaacttttgagaccaaaattgtgacccccgggtacacagtttcgaaattacgcaacatttcgttcctgcatgcagacccaaaattactcaaaaatgtgaatttgtgtacaaatccaatacaaatagtgtttttagccaaaattcataaatgtattattatttttccttttactgcttaaaatcaatttattttatctttttcatggtcaaaataaagtccctgacaatttccattgaaaaaacaatgaaaaacaaagtcgaaaaacaatgaaatacataagaaatttagaaaacaatagaatacataagaaaataaacatgttgaaatttttaaaaaataaatttgatcagatgcctatctagagtaggtgaaacaaaaattagcatttcaggggcatttttttattaattagagcaaactaatgattttacgcaaaaattagcataattaatgaaacatgagattttttgcataatttgatgtgataatttggtagattatgccatgggtaatgtgtgccaattttcgtcgcgatcgcgcaatcgacgtccgagatcataagggggcgctgaatcagcccccctccccagtcttcttaggcatcgaaatagcccagtctatttagggttaatcatgattaaaactaGAGGTaaatccaagattttccaaagtaggggggggggagtggggtgaATTTTCTCAAGTACAATTAGACAACTCCCAAAAAAGGttctcacttaaaaaaaaacggtcATTTTGTCTCACGTAAAGTGATGGTCActaaaaatgaaagtcatttcgttcgcgtgatattcggcaagctccccccaaaaaaataaataagaaaagggaaagtcattttgtccatgttatatttggcaaccccccccaaaaaaaattaaaataaaaaaaaggttttaactgtaataatgatcgaaggtaattttgtcttgcgtaaaatttgacaaatgaaaaataagattgtcactaaaaaaatgaatgtaattttgacccacataaaatttggcaagcccccccaaaaaaaaaatgaaaaggttttaacaagcaaaaaaaggctaaaaagagaaagaagagacaagaatatgaacgaaatatatccccattacaaataatgctgtgatcatcataagggaggggtcgcataactaatataattccaaaatatttactataaatctcaatagggggatcgtgTAGAAATGCTCACCAACAGTGAGCATTAATAtaatccattttaatttcaactaattttataaagtattaaatgtcttcccaccaaatgaaagtcatatcgcataactccaatttgtattaaggcgtacatttaccaaagtcttgggtttgaAATCAGATTCAGAACAGCATTGTCCAACCGGCAACCCatattttgggtaatgtcgcctatgaggtccaaacattaacattaatcattggtactaggagtgtgtgtgtgtattttgagtttttgacagacGTATATCAATCAGgtttgattatttacgtctgggaccgacctttaatgtcacaatccgaaagacgtgatcagggctcgaacctctgcatcaatgtgtaacttccccacagcttggagtGGGTGACACCATAGGAGTGGATGACaccatagtaataataataataatattccacatatttatatagcgcttaatgcatcggaacgacgtctctaagagACTAAGCGCTTTCCAGACTCAGTATTACCACGGTCATCAGAACCTTGTATGCCTgcgtacaatgtatgcaccttctccactccctggggagcactccaacaagagttccaagactcaattgctaggcatactacattatacataggctttcacatcctaccaggtacccatttaacacctggtggagagtggcaaagtggattaacgccttgccaaaggacgctagtccatggcgggattcgaacacacgaccctctgatagtACAGGCCAAGTTTGAATTTGGAGTCGGCAGGTCAAAACacattaaatatgcaatttagtttccgcatgataatgtcttttttatgagttatgaaatattctacttatttgaacaaatttgggtgtgtaggtagatgataccaatacaggctaagttcgaattcggaATATGCTGGTCAAagatcacagctcattaaatatgcgagttggatTCCTCACGATATCTTATCAAAAAgtcatcagattttttaaaatttgggtgtgttggtagatgatgatgcacatcatttatatagtgccatatATCTGTTAAAGACATTCCAAGGCgtattggaggagccagccaatctgggtcgcctacaagggtgcgcacacagaactgtgacccgcaggtatCTCCTCCCAATTACTGGTTGGGGGTAtccaggtggaccactacactgggtcataatatgcgagttggtttcctcATAATAACTTataaatattcaacagattttttttaaatgggtgtttaggtagatgacaccaaaatacaggctgaGATCGAATTAAGAGTCGGTCGAAGCTAATTAACGGCTATGCGAGATCAGCTCATAAAGAGAGTTGCAtgtgtcatacatgtaccttgatTTTCTGCTGCACGGCGGCATAAAAAGTACCCTTGAGTGGCCTAGCCCGAGGACTATGTCAcaattgtcatgaatattcattacatggGCTGCTGATATCAcatcccactttccttttccttgATAGTTAATATTGTACACAAAATTATAATTGCTTCATTTTGTCATGTGTAATTGATGTCTCCATTCTAATTAAGTAAGTTGCTGTGATCCAATTGttacttgtaatttttttttaataaacctaatatcatacaaaatgcaaaagaacaagtgggggtatgacatcagtttgctcactgaatattcatgcatGCCCAGAACTGTTCCAcaggaatatattttaaattcaaCAACTTTGCTattttccgattttgatcaaatttccagcatttttctctgtgaattttactctatttccTGAGACATAATCAATTATGAATATCTTCAACCCGGAGCAATCATGTTGGTATTGGAATAatgttacatgtaggcctattaagcACTAACACCTATTGTTCTACTTGGCCCGGCCAGAGGCAAGACTTCCAGATTGATGCTCTTTCAAGAATTGAATTACATCCTGGATAGAAATAATGAGCTTGTCTTGTAATGGTTTGGGGATGAAGGGATCAGACCAGTGCCGtaactaatacccctttcataaacccaattatttTGCTAATAGCAgtataatttggtcgtaaaatcggaggaggaccagagttatccgctttattttgatgctgcaattatccgcagcagcatcgggaccagattttgactttatgaacgcatttctaaatgcggataattgccatggagcggtcacaaggtcacccttttccgaaacaaccgcatcggagggggtgtgtgtgtgcaatTGCCATGaagattatcctcctttttcaggacgggcgcttgtaaaaatagtacggattattttcagagtttatgaacacaatttttattgaattatccgcattactctttggcggctaattggaggataggtttatgaaaggggtataagatttttttttctcagggggagggggtcaacttggggtccttgctttttcaggggggcaccaTTTTGTTCtctgtgtgtgtatatgtgtcACAAGGGTGGATcagactttcgccaataggggatggggcccaaaattatcttcaggtctatattttccctgatcagtcacttcttagctttattcttataaaataacatcaatatgaaataatcacgTAGGCCTTATATAAAAAGTGCAAaggcaagcaattttttttcttactttttttggaacttttatatatgtatttaggatgtattttgtcctgaaaatttaacattctaggcaccgtttgtgatcctgaacaagatgtgtgTGTTCTAGATAATTACTGAGAATGCCAAGCacgaacataatttttaataagTGTTCTAGCATGttcctgttaaggactgtttaacCACGAGGAtggtacatatttcaataatgggaATGCGAAGCACGAGttgaaaattgttgacattccgacctaaaaaaaatggtcatttgttCTATGCACTAGATCATAAAATGATAGGTACGTAactaaataattgatgcgagtgcaaatTGGGAATTTGAGTGTGGCAAACTGATTCTGTTTGGTTCTGCTTGCGTagactggggcccgtttctcaacaccgttaaGTCTTCTAACTTCTTAACTAAATTGGAAATAGTTAGCTACCTGTTAGCGAACTGTTTCACGAATCCCTCTTTGCCAAGATCGGGGACAACTTGACCAAATAGTTATGACATCTCCAAACCTGTCATAACTTACTTCTTTCTtaagggtcaagtccacctcagaaaaaatgttgatttgaatcaatggagaaagaccagacaagcacaatgctgaaaatttcatcaaaatcggatgtaaaataataaattaatgacatttcaaagtttcgcttattttgaacaaaatagttatattaacgagccagttacattcaaatgagtcgatgatgtcactcactatttttgtttttttattgtttgaattatacaatatttcattttttacaaatttgacaattaggacctccttgcctgaagcacaaaatgttaaaataatgtaattccacgtgttcagggaggaatggcacttcatttcacatgacaatgacgagaaaataaaaataattcatatttcatataatagattacaaaagaaatagtgagtgatgtcatcagtttctcatttgcatatcaaccgagatgtgcataactgttttgtgaaatgaagcgaaactttagaatgccataacttattttacatgcaattttgatgaaattttcagtgttatggttgttgaatttttctctttttattcaaataaagtttttgttggagtggacttgtcctttatgtaGTGATATCATGTGGATAGACTGTGACATTCAAATGAGcctcgaaatttgaaaattttattacgtaataatttaaagaaaaatgaattatatagcaaacaagtgggataaatcattcaatagtaattgtaatgcacagaaattataacaagtgttAATTTAAGgtagtaaaataattgaattgacaaaGATTCTACCACTTCAGGTCATCCATAATTGGActcgttttcagacccttatcaaaattttaataaattcttcCTCTAATATACGCATAGCATTCATAAAATCTAAAGAGTTTAACAAtccatgataatatattttttgatgatgtttggaatcctgaaaatctgtttgattatcatcatgttaaaggcaaaaagaagctgctgaaaactgcttatctaaaaaaaaaagagccaatggagtaaattagagagtcaaaaggggcctaagctttcgatcctagcagaatcttcgtcggaggcaaaatgacaaacatataaagtggaacaaccatgatatagaccacaaacatccaacagcaacactagaaaccaTCATGTTAGGAAGAAAGCCTTATGGTTTACTTACGTaaactattcaaattttatatcttGGGATAAATATCTCAATGTCCActtacatgtgattttttttatcatgatatgaattagTGTTAATTTCATTTCCTCAGAAATTTAATGCCCATGTCTGCATGTTTAAGTACTTTTTGAGCATATTTTGCCTCTATTTTTGCAACTTTtggaaaatttgctattttgtgactaaggctacgtctggtatgtactttccaccaatagtatcaatatgatattaatggATTCTAGTTAATCCTTTTGGGTAATTTTGGAACTAATTCTGTGTTTGGTAGATAAATaggactaacttgtccaggtgttgagaaacgggcccctgctgATGAGTAGGCCTAGAGTTTTTATGCCCCTGCAGATGAAGcccggagggggcattaagtgTTGCCcctgtcagcccccccccccttggtttccgcgcaataacttgaaaaacattcaatggattttaaaaaatttggtgtgtaaGTAGAtgtcaccaaaatacaggctaagttcacagctcattatgcaagttggttcaaaatttatttttttgattatatttatatgcgtattgatttctgcatgatattaagttcaatcatattgaatggaTTTCTGATCGCGTTAACTGGGGCCCGGGTTGGCACGTTTTAACCagtgtgttttaaaacacatttttttttacttgtgtgttataaataaatcctctttctcttccccccTTTACTCTTTCTTGATTGCTTTGTCATGTTCCTCTTCTCCCTGTTCAATCTTGCACAGCAATCAATattaagaatatcattttaacaAACAAATCTATGTGATTAGCTCACTTTTATCTACAATAAATTCGTAAACATGGCAGGGCCACACAACATTCAAGACTATTTTTGGAATGCATGCATGGTTACGCAGTTATGATATACACAAGTGCATATTATCAGATCCCGAATTgcttaaaaacttgatttcatgtacaactcAATGTGAGTcattgccaaaatttgtatctgtatcattattttcagaaattgctgaaaatttctattggtaataaatttgaaaatctgtacataagaaaaatgaaaaagtaaaaaaaaaaaacattaccagTAACCtacatagactgggctatttcatttcctaagaagactggggggggggggggggctttatgaTCTGGGCAGTCAATCATGGGATCACAGCGATGATTGGCAAACGCATTACCCATGGTATATTCTAAAAaactataatcaaattttgcctaaatctcattgctaatttatgcgtaaaatcaaaagtttgctctaattaactaaataatgcccctgaaatgatcacttttggttcacagactcaatatatttcaacatcacacttattttcttatgtgtttATTGTTGTTTCAATGGAAATAGTCGGGGACCATATTTGACcgtaaaaaagttgaaattaattgattttaatcagtaaaaggaaatataatggcacatttatgaattatggctaaaaacactatttccatagatttgtacgcaaattcacatttttccagcaacttttggtctgcatgcacttccaaaatgttgtgtaatttcgaaAACACATACCAGGGggtcgcaattttggtctcaaaagttgcgcgagactcgaaaaagtgagtgagtgatgctgTAAGTCTGTGAGTGatgcggtaaaaaaaattgcgcagtggatttattgcaaaatatgacAAGGGGGTAAATCAGCCCCCAGTCTCATAAGGGTTAAAaacattatataggcctactgattgtttttaatatacatttgatcagaattcctgaattaaaaaaataagtagttCAAGGGCTATATTATaggtttgaattgaatttgtattttatgccctaaaattggtataattgattcaaatgaaataaagcatattgatttacccgaaatgaaattaagctttgaaacccaatgtatatcaatttttccattgtgcaaattctcctcgcccccccccctcgattgaCAAGACTCAGGATACCTAGGGACAACACgtatataatcatgtattaggaatgaaatgtcatattacttataaagtgtttttttttgtaggcattcaatttccatgatttagtaatttgggggaaatatcaacttttctgttcaaaattcataaacaaaattgtggtaatctcttattaaaacatcaagaactgaaatcttattttatttagtgtatagtttaattgatttacagaaaattgcatcataaaacaataaaaaaacattttgtactacAATTCTGCGGGGGCATCTGTTTCCTTTGGACACGTCAAACTTTCTTAATTATGTGTAATTGATTCTatgacatgtgtttacatttgctgcagattCCCATTCAGCCATTGGACTGAACCGGTACCAAGACCGGAACTGTAACACAGTAAGGATGGTCAATATGAAGCGAGCTTCATtgaattcctccaagagctctgtactctgttctgatcattttgaagatgcttgctttgACCTGGGCAGACGATACGTCTTAAACAGGATGCTGTCCCAACCATATTTGATTTCCCGCCTCGTCTTCAGAAGGTACAGTGGATCTATATCATACATGCGttctaaagaaatatatattctgttttatctacctttgttttgatagaacattgctttaattattcaattttcagtagcaaaatagagatgaaaattatcCTAATCAGGAGGATAACCATGGACCGGGGCCTATACTGTGTATTTACAGTAAActactaaataaatatattttttaaaatttggtttAACTCATAATCCTGGGCTACTTTGAGATTGCATAGCCCAGGGAGGGGGAGGTGGGCTTTTTTGGTCCCCCTCTTCAGATCTTGCCTCTGATCAAAACGAAAACCAATGCACACATCAACATCAATGTAATCTGCAAGCATGGAACTAAAGGTTacagaattcattaaaatttattgttaataaattatttattgttaataaattagtaatgctaatttatgcgtaatagagaattctttgttttaaaggttAATCTCTAAAGAATTCCCGAAATTCTATGATTTCTAacaaagttgctcaaaaataaatggtaaatgacatttctaatcttttgtattttattgtttctataattccatatgtatttctttgttttggggccttatgtattttatagtttttttaatgGGATCTGTTCATGGCACTATTCTGATTATAAAAAGCaaagatttgattattttcaaccaataagtgcaagaataatgataaatttgtcaattatgactgaaaatagaatttccattggattaaatgtgtatacaaaataatatttttgagcaatttttggtcggacataaactcataaaatgTTGCGTAACTGAATATCCGGGTGTCTCAAAAGCTCTGCAGAATTGACCAAAAAGTAATCATGGTACCTCATTTCTCATTGTGgacttatcatgaaaaatgtggatggggaggggagcttattaagccc carries:
- the LOC121409108 gene encoding uncharacterized protein LOC121409108; the encoded protein is MIYSHSAIGLNRYQDRNCNTVRMVNMKRASLNSSKSSVLCSDHFEDACFDLGRRYVLNRMLSQPYLISRLVFRRIHPSQGISQKTFRFSKQPPRYCKDTSAKVFSTLISRRPLLLNTRKSKRGKVEVNNNNGLY